A segment of the Triticum urartu cultivar G1812 chromosome 1, Tu2.1, whole genome shotgun sequence genome:
ACGGACGATTAGGTGTCACAACTTCACCATAGTTTTTGAATTGACAAACTTGAACTGATTTAGGTAGGAGTACAAAACTAGGTGATACAAAAGATGCAGAGGAATATGACTGATTTACTGTCGCGAAGCATATACTACTTTCTGTACACATTTTCAGGACAAACTTCGGACAAGTTGTCAACAGAGATACAGGAGACACGGGGACATCACATTCACATATACCTTGCTGCCAAACCTCCCAACTCCATAGACAGCACCACGCAAGGTTCAGATCTTGTGGACAAGAAGTTGAGCACCATACTGGGGTTGGAGGGTCATCACCTTCATCGGCGCATGAACATAGGACGACGAGACATCAAGCGCAAACTGTTGGAGGACCATTGCAAGCGCCAGCTTTGCCTCAACCATCGCGAGATTCTGCCCAACACAGATGGCAGGGCCAATCCCAAAGGGGAAGTACGCGCCAAGGTGGTAGCTCTTGCCATCTGCAAACCTCGATGGATCGAACTCCTCCGCATTAGCTCCCCATATGTCGACATCATGGTGAATGTCAATAATAGGCAGATTGAGCTGCGTGCCtgcagggatgtcgagtttgccCAGCTTCACATCCCTAGTGACTGTCCTGTTAACGAACAGAGCTGGAGGATACAGCCTGAGGGTCTCCTTCAACACCATATTTACCTGATATCATGCCAACATCACCAGAGTGTTACTCGCTATGTCCCGATAAGGAGATATCATCAAGAATATAAAAAGCTGTAGTATTTATCCAAATAAATAAGGCTCACAATTTTGAGACTGCTCAGATTTTCCGCGTTTGGGTGCTTGTGCTTGCCACACACTTGATAGACTTCGTCGCGGGCTTTGTCTTGCCATTCTTTATGCAATGCCAGCAGAAGTGTTGCCCATGTCAACAAATTTGCGGTTGTTTCCTTACCAGCAAAGTAAAATGTCTTGCACTCATCAATGATCTCTTCGATTCCCATTTTGAACTCGTTGTCAGTTTTGCTGGCTGATAGCATCAAGCCAAGCAAATTTTTGGAGTCCTCACACTTCCTTCCATTGGTCTCAATCAATTTCCGCAGAGAACTTCGGATTTCCTGGTTTAGGCTATGCCTTCTTCGGTTCTTCTTTGTCGGTACAAACCTAAGAAATAAAGAGGTCATATTCTTTTTCCCTCAACTGCAATGTTTGATTGAAGAGCATGAATGGCTACAGAGAGAAGCAAACTTTTTTATAATTTAAAAGTAAAGGAATAACTTGGAGAAACTAATTGTGATAGAGGAAATAGTGACCCATATTGAGTCTAGGAGTTGATCTCACCTGAATCCAGGAAAGTAGAAGGTTCTCATTGCAATGAGGGCTAGTTTTATCTGTTCTTCTTGCAATTGAAAAATCCGCTTTCCTTCCTCGTAGCTACTTCCAAATGCCACACAGGAAATGACATCAGAACTCAAAGTTTGGAATTCTTTACTTGCATCAATCTCAAACTCAGTGTGGGTTCCTCCTTGGACTTCCCATTTATCCAGCATGGATGAGGCAATTGCTGACATTTCTGGTATCCAGCCCTACAAAGAATCCAGAATGAGTTTATTTTGCTAACGATGTTATCTAGAACACACCTGTTGatcacatcaataacatgtactAGAAACAAGAAACATAGATTATCCAAAAATAAATAAAGGACCAAAGACATCATAGATGATGAACTACTCCAATAGCTTCTGCCAGCGACAATTTGTGCATGAAATAACTGCTAGTGCCAATGGTTTAATTTCAGTTACAAAGTTAACAATCAATATACAACCATTTGCATATATGTTAACCCATTCAGATAAACTCCATTCCAAATATTAGACACGTTGATTGAAGTCAAATCAATGTTAGCAGAAAGAATGTCAATTTTCAGAAAGGAATTGCGGCTTCTTCACTGATAACACCAAATTCATACCAGTGAAAAGATAAATACTGTAGTTCTGTAAAGGGTTAAATGATACCCTGATTTCACTGAAAATGAATTTGGAAAATTATCGCAGAATGGTAAAGGGCTCTGGGCAAAGATTTGGATCTTTTCATTGGCCCTATGAGAAGAGTTCCCAATTGTTGAATAGCATTCAGAAGATCAAGCTTGTCTTGCTGAACGTCAGCGTTCAACATATATTTCAGCTTAGCGTGCATGTTGCTTTGCGAGGATCTGCTGTTTATCTATTGTTCTGTGATCTATGGACTTGTATTGCTAAAACTGATGTAGTTTATCTTTTTTTTTTCTATTCGTTTTAGTTGTCTTGTAAACTTTGCTACCTTGGCCGTTTGGGGCTTTATAAAGCGGACACAGCCTGCCTTCCGTCTAATAAAGATTTCACTGAAAAAGTGATGGCACAACAACGATTATCAGAGCAACCAAGATTATGTGCTGAAATCGCTAGTCAGGTTGCTAGTACCATTTAGTATGATTTACAAGTTACTCGAAAAAAAAAGTATGATTTACAAGCGAAATCACcaatttttaattttttatgcTTCAATTTGAATTCAGAAAACGCCTCCTCACCTTGACCCTCTCCATGTTGAAGGCGGGCGAGATCACGCGGCGGTGGTGCGCCCACTTCTCCCCGGTGAGCCCCACCAGCCCCTCGCCGATGAGCTGCCGAGCGAGCgggttgccgccgccgccgttgccaGCCTTATCGAAGGTCCCCGTGGAGTCGTTCAGCGCGGCCTTGGCGACTTCCGGGCTGGAGAACACCAGCCACGACCGGGGCCCGAACCAGAACACAAACGGCCGGCCGTACCGCGCCGCCCACTCGCGGTAGTGCGGCGCGACGCGGCCGACGATGGCGTGGTGGAAGGAGGCGAGCGGCTTGGACTGGGCGGCGGCGAGAAGGGCGCCGTAGTCGGCCCCGTTTCCGGAGATGAGCCTGCGCGGAGGCCCCCGGATGCCCTGCCGCCGCAGGCGGCGCTCCAGTCGGTGCGGGACCCACACGAGGCTGCGGAGCACGCGAAGCACGTACGCGAGCACGGCGAGTAGCACGGCGAGGAGGATGGCGGCAGGGCTGCCCATTGTTTGCTGCTTGGCGATTCCTGCAATGGGGTTTGGCTCCGAGCCCCTGACAGAGAAGAAGGTTGACTCCGAGTCTCCGACGAAGCCAGCCACTCTTTCTGCTCGTTTTATTTATGGGAATGGCTGGAAATCAGTCAGCTGACTTTTTCATTTATGGTCAGTCAGCCATTGGATGTTAAACCAAAGGCCCACAATCCTTCTTCAGGCCTCATTCAATTTGAAGgatttttataaaaaaaacaTGAAAACAAGGATTTCAGAGAAATTTTTTCTATATATGCATCCGGTTTTGTAGAAAATGCGTAAAGGAATTTCGTAGGAATACTATTCATTTTCTACACTTTTGGAGGAAACTACACATCCACTCAAAACTCATTTTGCGTGTAGGAACGAGACAAGTCAATTCCTTAGGGTGGCAAGTGTCATCCTATCAAATTCTTATACTACTTTAAATTCCTATGTTTAGATTTCCTCCGAACCAAATGAGCCCTCAATCTccacccccttgagccgccagccaccaccgctCGCGGCCGgcggccctcccgcgccgccccgcccttCCCGAAACCACTCTCCACCGTCCCgaccatccctctaggcccccgcGTCAAGCTTTTTCTCCGGTGAATCCTCACGCCACCGCCTCCCCACCACCTCACCCTGAACCCGAAGATAGATACTAGGATAGCCTCTTTGGCAAGCCCCCCTTCCCGTTGCGGCTAGTTCTTCCTTCCCTCCGACGAgccccccgccccctcccccctcccccctccccctgtccccctgaaaatcgactgacccaaagtcggctcagtcgactgaagtgtagctaaatcgttTATTTATAGCCTACTACTAATGCTAAAAATCTGACATCTGATTTTAAGCATGGTAAATCAAACGTTTTTTATAATAAATTTAATTGGTTTGAGGATGAAAATTTTAGTTTATAAGGACCGCAACTTGCTGACAAAATAAATTAACACAAAAATGATTGATTGCCAACTGTTGGATTATAGATGGGCTTTGGCTCATATAAGATAATAATCACTGATTAATCTCTAAGGCCTATTTAGGTGCATGACAAATGGTGTGAAGTTTAGTACCATATTGCTAGTGGAGTAAGAGCTGCTCTCCATATGCCATTTGAGCTTGGAaagaggagttgtacacgcgcgctcctcctcctccgccgcccgcctcgcctcAACGCGGGCTGGAATTGGCCGAGCCTTATTTTTGCCACTCCCTTATGCATAACCCTAGTCGTTATCTATCGTTCCTCTCTCTATGCTGCTTCCGATGATCCCTGGTCAGGAGAGTAGGTGCTTCTGGAACCTTGTCGACTGCTCCTGATCCGTCCCCCTCCATCCTCCTCTGCTTACCCTGCATCGACaccatggccgccgccgccgccaacaagaagaaggccacggactctgaggctgccgccgccgccgcgttgGCCTGGTCAATCGGAGGGTATGATTTGTTCATCCCTCATTTATCTCTTTCATGTGCTAGTTGTATATGTTGTGTTCATAGATGTTTCGATTTTATGTACTGTACGTGCTCACATGCTTAGGTATCGGTATGAGTTGCATACTGTGGTTGCCATGGTTATTGTTTACTCGTGGATTAGGTTAATCAATAAACTGCTAATATTTCCAACACCAACTTTATATTTGTAATGAAGTCCTTTATTATTTGCGGAATTTCCTCCTGAGTCCTGAGTATATTTTCCAAAGCGGAGGGCTGTTGCACAAATCTAGAAGCACACGAGAAGCATTGTTCTATGGACTTGTATTGCTAATCTGATCATCTTCAGAATTGCTATTGTCCTGCTCCTGTCCCCCCTCCTCTTGTAAAAACTGGTATGACTCGTAGGGTACTTCTTTTCGACAACTGGACGGACCATTATGTGTAACAACTTAATCATAATTTTTGAATCGACGAACAACTTGAACTGATTTAGGAGGAAAACAAGGTGATACAAAAAATCTAGAGGAATATGATGATTTACTGTAGCAAAGCATATACTTTCTATACACACTTTCTGACTTTCAGGACAAACTTCAGACAAGTTGGCAACCTCCTCTTACAAGTTGCTCAAAATCCACAGGGATACAGGAGACCGGAGACGTAGCATTCACATATACCTTGCTGTCACACCTCCCGATTCCAGATACAGCGCCACAGAAGGCTTAGATCTTGTGGACAAGAACTTGAGCACCGTACTCGGGTTGGAGGGTCATCGCCATCATCGGCGCATGAACATAGGACGGCGAGACCTCAAACGCAAAGCGTTGGAGGACCATTGCAAGCGCCAGCTTTGCCTCAACCATCGTGAGATTCTGGCCAACACAGATGGCAGGGCCAATCCCAAAGGGGAAGTACGCGCCGAGGTGATAGCTCTTGCCATCTGCAAACCTCGATGGATCAAACTCATCCGCATTAGCTCCCCATATGTTGACATCATGGTGCATCTCAATAATAGGCAGATTGAGCTGTGTGCCcgcagggatgtcgagtttgccTAGCTTCACATCCCTACTGACCGTCCTGTTGACGAACAGAGCTGGAGGGTACAGCCTGAGGGTCTCCTTCAACACCATATTTACCTGATATCATGCCAACATCACCGAAGTGTTACTCGCTATGTCCCGATAAGGAGATATCATCAAGAATATAAAAAACTGTACTATTCGTTCAAATTAATAGGGCTCACAATTTTGAGACTGCTCAAGGTTTCCGCATTTGGGTGCTCGTTCTTGCCACACACTTGCAAGACTTCATCTCGGGCCTTGTGTTGCCATTCTTTACACAATGCCAGCAGAAGTGTTGCCCATGTCAATAAATTTGCAGTTGTTTCTTTACCGGCAAAGTAAAATGTTTTGCACTCATCAATGATCTCTTCGATTCCCATTTTAAACTCAGTGTCAGTTTTGCTGGCTGATAGCATCAAGCCAAGCAAATTTTTGGAATCTTCACACTTCTTTCGATTTATCTCAATCAATCTGCGCAAAGAATTTCGGATTTCCTTGTTTAGGCTATGCCTTCTTTGGTTCTTCTTTGTCGGCACAAACCTAAGAGCGAAGAAGGTCACAATCTTTTTCCCTCAACTGTAGCATTTGATTGAAGAGCAAGAGTAACAACCAACAACAGAGTGGGGCAAACAATTTTTCCAATGTAAAAATGAAGAAACATGTGATaggaactactccctccgtccgaaaaaacTTGTCCCAAGCTTGTCCCTCacatggatgtatctagcactaacttggtgctagatacatccagttgagagacaagctttttcggacggagggagtatacgTTTACTGATGGAGAATAAATGGTGACCCAAAGTGTACGAGTCTATCTCACCTGAATCCAGGAAAGTAGAAGGTTCTCATTGCAAGGAGTGCAAGTTGTACCTGTTCATCTTGCAATTCAAAAATTCGCTTTCCTTCCTCGTAGCTACTTCCAAATGCTATACAAGAAATGACATCTGCACTCAAAGTGTGGAATTCTTTATTTACATCAATCTCAAACTCAGCGCGGGTTTCTCCTTGAACTTCCCATTTATCCAGCATGGATGAAGTGATAGCTGATATTTCTGGAATCCAACCCTACGAAAAATCCAGAAATGAATTTAGTGGTAAAATATATATCTGATTTAGTGCATTATCTACATCACAATTGTTGATCCCATCAGCATGTTAATAGAAAGAAGAAACATGCACACCACAGGTTAGCTTCTGCCAGCTTCAAATTCTGAGTGAAATAACTAGTCATGCAGATGGTTGAATTTCAATAACAAATGTTTCCAATCAATATACAACCATTTGGTGTTTGTTAAACTATTCAGTTTTTTTTTTGAGGATCAACTATTCAGATAAGTTCATTACAAATATTCAGACACACTGATAGAAGTCCAACTAAAAGTGAGCAGAAAGAATGTTCAGAAGGAATTGCTTGAAATAAGTGTGTACACGGTCCCCTTCAATAACAGCACCAAGTTCAAACTAATGAAAAAAACCGATAGTTTCGTAAAGAGATGGGTGCCCTGATCCGAAATTTCACACCCTACGCCTGGATCATAGCAACCAAGATTTAGCGAGACTTACATATATCTGAGGATCTTGTTTAGGTAGGTTGAAATCGCTAGGTAAGCTGCTACCATTTAGCATGATGTGAAGATAAATCGTCTAAGTATGTTTCTATTCAAATTGAGGAAACGCATCCACACCTTGATTCTCTCCATGTTGAAGGCGGGCGATATCACACGGCGGTGGTGCGCCCACTTCTCCCCGGTGAGGGCCACCAGCCCCTCGCCGAGGAGCTGCCGAGAGAGCGGGTTGACGTTGCTCCCGGAACCCTTTCTGAAGGCCCCCGTGGAGTCGGTCAGCACGGCCTTGGCGACCTCCGGGCCGGAGACCACCAGCCGCGGCCGGGGCCCGAACCAGAACACGAACGGGCGGCCGTACTGCGCCGCCCAGTCGCGGTATTCCGGCGCGGCGCGGCCGACGAAGGCGTGGTGGAAGGAGGCCAGCGGCGCGGAATGGGCGGCGATCAGCGCGCCGTACTCGGCCGCGTTGCCGTAGAGCAGGCTGCGCGGGGGCCCCCGGATGCCCTGCCGGCGCAGGCGGCGCTCCAGGCGGTGCGGGACCCACACGAGGGAGCGGAGCAGGCGGAGCAGGTACGCGAGCGCGGCGAGTAGGGTCGCGAGGAGAAGCGCGGCGAGGGCGGCCATTGCTTACTGCTTGGAGTTTCTCTGGAGAAATTTGATATTTGCCACTTGGCACATTTGCCACCGCCGCTTCGCAAATTTGCCATCGAGCTGATTGTCGTTTCACCTATTCTTTTTTTACTGATTTTCCTTGTCTTTATCCACAGAGCATGGCCGTCGGCCATCGGTGGCCGCCGGCTCGCTTGGTCCAGAACTTCTCGAATGGCTGCTTGCAGAGGAAAACAGATGCATGCAGAAGAGGTCGTCTCTTCTTTCACAAAAGTTAACTGCGACGTTTTTGTTTGTCTTTTGGTACCTTTGATGCTACATTTTGAGTTAATAAAATGTCTTTTGTCAAAAACGTTTCATTTTTCCTTGTTACTCGCATACACACCATGACAAACTAGACGCATCCCATGCAATTTTGGAATAAGTGGGAgagacaaataaaaatatagagaaaaagagagagagagagagaggtggggCCGATGAGGGGGTGCAGCATTGGGTGAGATTATTTATTTGGGTGTatctagggcacatctagatgtgctttagttattgcacatctaagtgagtgaattAAGCACAgagaggaaaaaaagaaaaagaaaatatcaaCACGAATCTCAACGTAAGATCAATAATataggacttagatgtgcaatacttatggcacatctagatgtgctttaacAAAACTGTATTTATTACTATTACACATGGTGGTTTCATGACTCTTTTATCATCATGGATTGGTTGGGGCTAGTGCTTCTTATAGCCTCCATAGCTCATGCCCTTACAAGCTCCGGAAAGAACCATATTGCCCTCGATATTACATGTAGGCTCCATTTGAAAGTCGCCCAGCTTCGCCAATTCCGGCTACACGTCGTGTTTCGGCTTCTCACGAGGAGCTCGATGAGTTCAGGAGACAAGTCCAGCTCCTCGACGGTGGTTAGTGAAGATATCAGGGAAGTTACCGAATGGACCAAGGTGCACAATGAGGTCGTCATTCCTGGCTTCAGCGGCTTCTTCCTTCGCAGTAACGTCAACTAGGTATATGTGATGCAAGGAGGCTAGAGAGCGGGAGATGTTGGTGCAGGCGCAAGACAAGGCGGCCTCAAGGAGAGGGAGGCGATGGGGTGGTGGAAGACCAGCACGCAAACACGAGAAAAGTGATGCGGCCGGGGTGGCGGTGGTGTGGCCGCGGCTGGTGCACCATATTGCTCCTGGATATGTACATGTAGGCTCCGTTTGAAAGTTTCCTACCTTCACCAAATCCAGCTCCGCATTGTGTTCCGACTTCTCATGGGGAGCTCCATGCGttcgagggggggggggggtccagCTCCTCGACGATTGCTGGGGAATATATAAGGGAAGTTGCCAAATGGACCAAGTTGCTTAAGGAGGTCATTCTTCCTAGCTTCATCGACATCTTCGTTTGCAGCAACAACAATCGGAGAGAGGTGGGCAAGGGAGAAGGCTAGAGAGCAGGAGATGTTGTTGGTGGCATGAGATGGGGTGGCCTTAAGCAGAGAATGGTGAGGGTGTGGCGGAGGACCAACATGTGGACACACACTACTACAGTCGTCGAATAACGCTGACCCCTCATCACTGTCGGGTGTTATATACGACTTGCTAGGAATGATATACTACTCACATCACTGTCAGGTAGCTCCCTCGAGGTCATCGATATTGGCGATGAGATGGGTGGTAGGTGGGTCGAAAAAATTGACATCTTCCGGTAGCTCCGAGATCCAATCCGACATCATGATCGGGAGAACCAGCTCCTCCTGCTCTTGGATGTGGCTAGATGCCAAACCCTGGAAGATCAGATCTCCGCGGCAGTTCGTGACGTACTCCATGTTTTCGAATCTTACGATCTGGCCTAGAGCGAAGATCTCGACCTTGCCGAGGTAGCCAGTCGAGCCGACGACGAAGGTGGCAATGCTAAAGACGAACAGCTATCCCGACACCAAGTTCATGCCGAAACCAATCTGATCGTTGATCTGAACTCCCATCGAGCCATGTCGCTCGCCTAGCTGGACCTGCATGGGCGCACCTAATTGGCTCAATCAACTGTTGACCATTTGATCAGTCAACCATTAACTTTTTGAAAAAACTGCAAAAATGAGAAAATCAAATAATATGAAAATATCATGAATTAAAAAACACGTGTTTGAAAAAAGATCACAAATTCAAAATGTACATGAATTAAAAAAGTTTGCGATTTTGAAAAAATAAGAAACTTGAAAAAAGTCCGTTTGTTTCGAAAAGAATCgagaatttgaaaaatgttcatcaatttaaaaaaaaatcaggAATTTAAAAATAGTTTCGGGATTTTCATTTTAGTAGAAAGTTGTTGCCCTTTTATAGTAATGCGGAGTGACATAATCAATCGAATTCGATTGGTTGGTTCCCCTTATTAGTCAATTGCTTTTGACATATCAGATGAGAATGGGAGAGCCTCTTTTCTTTCTGCAATGGAATCGGCTTAAGCTCCACATTTTCTTTCGTTTCCTATCATAGGGATGTAAAAATAAATTCAATTGCGTTTTTCTTAGTTTAGAATATCAAAAGACATCCCACGACCCGGTCTTAGGTTCAGAGTCGCTTTGTTGGAActtcaagagagagagagagagagaagaaagaTCATAGCTTAATATCAAAGGTAAAAAATTCAcagatttgaaaaaagttcattgattttgaaaaaaaagaCCACATATTTGAAAAAGTTCGCGCACTTGTAAAAAATATTCGCAAATTGTCAAAAAATTATGAATTTGAATATATTCATGCATTTGAAAAAAGTTTACTGATTTTAAAAAGTTAAAAAGGTTCataaatttgaaaaatgttcacacatatgtaaaatgaaaaaggaaaaggaaataaaaagaaacaatggaaaattaaaaattattaaaaaaggaaaacaaaaaataaaattaaaagGTAAGGGAAAAAGcaaaaagcaaaagaaaaaacAGAATAAAACCAAACAAAAACCATTCCAGAAAAACAGACAAAAACTTG
Coding sequences within it:
- the LOC125517323 gene encoding cytochrome P450 734A1-like isoform X2; this encodes MGSPAAILLAVLLAVLAYVLRVLRSLVWVPHRLERRLRRQGIRGPPRRLISGNGADYGALLAAAQSKPLASFHHAIVGRVAPHYREWAARYGRPFVFWFGPRSWLVFSSPEVAKAALNDSTGTFDKAGNGGGGNPLARQLIGEGLVGLTGEKWAHHRRVISPAFNMERVKGWIPEMSAIASSMLDKWEVQGGTHTEFEIDASKEFQTLSSDVISCVAFGSSYEEGKRIFQLQEEQIKLALIAMRTFYFPGFRFVPTKKNRRRHSLNQEIRSSLRKLIETNGRKCEDSKNLLGLMLSASKTDNEFKMGIEEIIDECKTFYFAGKETTANLLTWATLLLALHKEWQDKARDEVYQVCGKHKHPNAENLSSLKIVNMVLKETLRLYPPALFVNRTVTRDVKLGKLDIPADGKSYHLGAYFPFGIGPAICVGQNLAMVEAKLALAMVLQQFALDVSSSYVHAPMKVMTLQPQYGAQLLVHKI
- the LOC125517323 gene encoding cytochrome P450 734A1-like isoform X1 — translated: MGSPAAILLAVLLAVLAYVLRVLRSLVWVPHRLERRLRRQGIRGPPRRLISGNGADYGALLAAAQSKPLASFHHAIVGRVAPHYREWAARYGRPFVFWFGPRSWLVFSSPEVAKAALNDSTGTFDKAGNGGGGNPLARQLIGEGLVGLTGEKWAHHRRVISPAFNMERVKGWIPEMSAIASSMLDKWEVQGGTHTEFEIDASKEFQTLSSDVISCVAFGSSYEEGKRIFQLQEEQIKLALIAMRTFYFPGFRFVPTKKNRRRHSLNQEIRSSLRKLIETNGRKCEDSKNLLGLMLSASKTDNEFKMGIEEIIDECKTFYFAGKETTANLLTWATLLLALHKEWQDKARDEVYQVCGKHKHPNAENLSSLKIVNMVLKETLRLYPPALFVNRTVTRDVKLGKLDIPAGTQLNLPIIDIHHDVDIWGANAEEFDPSRFADGKSYHLGAYFPFGIGPAICVGQNLAMVEAKLALAMVLQQFALDVSSSYVHAPMKVMTLQPQYGAQLLVHKI
- the LOC125517337 gene encoding cytochrome P450 734A1-like, translating into MAALAALLLATLLAALAYLLRLLRSLVWVPHRLERRLRRQGIRGPPRSLLYGNAAEYGALIAAHSAPLASFHHAFVGRAAPEYRDWAAQYGRPFVFWFGPRPRLVVSGPEVAKAVLTDSTGAFRKGSGSNVNPLSRQLLGEGLVALTGEKWAHHRRVISPAFNMERIKGWIPEISAITSSMLDKWEVQGETRAEFEIDVNKEFHTLSADVISCIAFGSSYEEGKRIFELQDEQVQLALLAMRTFYFPGFRFVPTKKNQRRHSLNKEIRNSLRRLIEINRKKCEDSKNLLGLMLSASKTDTEFKMGIEEIIDECKTFYFAGKETTANLLTWATLLLALCKEWQHKARDEVLQVCGKNEHPNAETLSSLKIVNMVLKETLRLYPPALFVNRTVSRDVKLGKLDIPAGTQLNLPIIEMHHDVNIWGANADEFDPSRFADGKSYHLGAYFPFGIGPAICVGQNLTMVEAKLALAMVLQRFAFEVSPSYVHAPMMAMTLQPEYGAQVLVHKI